From one Gossypium hirsutum isolate 1008001.06 chromosome D08, Gossypium_hirsutum_v2.1, whole genome shotgun sequence genomic stretch:
- the LOC107899143 gene encoding probable nucleolar protein 5-2 produces MLVLFETPAGFALFKVLDEGKLNKVEDLSKEFLAADSARKVVSLKAFSKFENTAEALEAATKLLESTPSKGLRKFLRAHCDGETLGVADSKLGNAIKEKLKIDCIHNTSVMELLRGVRTQLTELISGLGAQDLAPMSLGLSHSLSRYKLKFSADKVDTMIVQAIGLLDDLDKELNTYAMRIREWYGWHFPELTRIVQDNIHYAKTVKLMGDRANAAKLDFSEILPEEVETELKEAAVISMGTEVNDLDLMNIKELCDQVLSLSEYRAQLYDYLKSRMNTVAPNLTALVGELVGARLIAHGGSLLNLAKQPGSTVQILGAEKALFRALMTKHSTPKYGLIYHASLVGQAAPKHKGKISRSLAAKAALAIRCDALGDDQDNSMGLENRAKLEARLRALEGKELGRSAGSAKGKPKIEVYDKDRKKGAGLITPAKSYNPAADSVLGQTTNSGALDEQDTAPRKKKKVEVEPQEEEAAEVAAIEDKKEKRKKKKKADQEASLPISGNELENEEPVPKEKEKKKKKKRQAEDSGENVEGEKEEKKKKRKHVEEQEPEVQTKKEKKKKKSGD; encoded by the exons ATGCTTGTATTGTTCGAGACTCCGGCGGGCTTTGCCCTTTTCAAAGTATTGGATGAAGGGAAGCTAAATAAAGTTGAG GACTTGTCAAAGGAATTCTTGGCTGCTGACTCAGCAAGAAAG GTTGTGTCGTTGAAAGCCTTTTCCAAGTTCGAAAACACTGCAGAGGCTTTGGAAGCTGCGACGAAATTACTTGAAAGCACACCAAGCAAGGGTCTGCGCAAATTCTTGCGTGCTCATTGTGATGGTGAAACATTAGGAGTGGCTGATTCAAAGCTTGGAAATGCAATTAAGGAAAAACTG AAAATTGATTGCATTCACAATACCTCTGTCATGGAATTGCTGAGAGGCGTAAGAACTCAGTTGACAGAACTCATATCTGGCCTAGGTGCACAAGATCTGGCTCCCATGAGTTTGGGTTTGTCCCATAGCTTGTCTCGTTACAAGCTGAAGTTCAGTGCGGATAAG GTGGATACGATGATTGTTCAAGCCATTGGTTTGCTTGATGATCTTGATAAAGAGCTCAACACATATGCGATGAGGATTCGTGAATGGTATGGTTGGCATTTTCCGGAGCTTACTAGGATTGTGCAGGACAATATCCATTATGCCAAGACAGTGAAGCTAATGGGTGACCGAGCTAATGCTGCTAAGCTTGATTTCTCAGAG ATATTACCGGAAGAAGTTGAGACAGAATTGAAGGAGGCAGCAGTGATATCCATGGGAACCGAAGTTAATGACCTTGATCTTATGAATATCAAAGAACTATGTGATCAGGTTCTGTCACTTTCTGAATACAGGGCTCAACTGTATGATTATCTAAAGAGCCGGATGAACACTGTTGCACCGAACTTGACCGCTCTTGTTGGTGAACTTGTTGGTGCTCGCCTCATCGCTCATGGTGGCAGCTTGTTGAATCTTGCAAAGCAGCCTGGAAGTACCGTTCAGATTCTTGGTGCTGAAAAGGCTCTCTTCCGAGCTCTTATGACAAAGCATTCAACTCCCAAATACGGGCTTATCTACCATGCATCCTTGGTTGGTCAGGCAGCACCAAAGCACAAGGGGAAGATTTCAAGGTCACTTGCTGCAAAGGCTGCATTGGCAATCCGATGCGATGCTCTTGGAGATGACCAAGATAACTCTATGGGACTTGAGAACCGAGCCAAG CTCGAAGCAAGATTAAGGGCTCTTGAAGGCAAAGAATTGGGAAGATCTGCTGGGTCAGCTAAAGGCAAGCCTAAAATTGAAGTCTATGACAAGGATCGAAAGAAGGGGGCCGGGTTGATAACTCCTGCCAAG AGTTACAATCCTGCAGCAGATTCAGTTCTCGGGCAAACAACAAACTCGGGTGCTCTTGATGAGCAAGACACAGCcccaaggaagaagaaaaaggtcGAGGTCGAACCTCAGGAGGAGGAAGCAGCAGAAGTGGCTGCTATTGAAGataaaaaagagaagaggaagaaaaagaagaaagctgATCAGGAAGCAAGTTTGCCAATTAGTGGAAACGAACTGGAAAACGAAGAGCCTGTGCcgaaggaaaaggaaaagaagaaaaagaagaaacgtCAAGCTGAGGACAGTGGGGAGAATGTTGAAGGAGAgaaggaggagaagaagaagaagagaaaacatGTAGAAGAACAAGAGCCTGAAGTGCAGAccaagaaagagaaaaaaaagaagaaaagtggTGATtga
- the LOC107898140 gene encoding acyltransferase-like protein At1g54570, chloroplastic, giving the protein MACAVTCPVWHCFGINKKPRFRVRAERLDGNDLSVVSTDGVSVKETTVPVVVGRGYLVDGGNGSLKSRIEKKMGGEELELLWDDGYGTNTVKDYVDAAKDMIKPDGGPPRWFCPVECGRPIKDSPLLLFLPGLDGVGIGLILHHKPLGKNHLIQITAFVLMRSGEPLKMAEVGVEGRLLPKQKIERISSNLTALLPFYSGLADILPTETLIWKLKLIKSASAYTNSRLHAVKAEVLVLASDKDHLFPSGEEALRLKKLLPNCMIRIFKDNGHTLLMEDSMNLLTVIKGTCKYRRSKSHDFTKDFLPPSMSEYRYTFNNVFGFLNFASCSSLFSTMENGKIVKGLAGVPDEGPVLLVGNHMLMGMDLSSLCEAFLREKKILVRGVAHPELFWGNFHTSSNVFNFFDLMKVMGAMPVSPKSLLKALSTNSHVLLYPGGAREALHRKGEAYKLFWPNQPEFVRFAAQFGATIVPFGAVGEDDMAKVVFDYYDYMKIPMLNDRIKEVIGVVVYK; this is encoded by the exons ATGGCATGTGCTGTTACTTGCCCGGTATGGCATTGTTTTGGGATAAATAAGAAGCCTCGTTTTAGAGTGAGAGCTGAGAGATTAGATGGTAACGATTTGTCAGTAGTGTCAACTGATGGGGTCTCCGTCAAGGAAACAACAGTTCCTGTAGTAGTGGGAAGAGGGTATTTGGTTGATGGTGGGAATGGGAGTTTAAAGTCtagaattgagaaaaaaatggGTGGTGAAGAGTTGGAACTATTGTGGGATGATGGTTATGGAACTAATACTGTGAAAGATTATGTGGATGCTGCAAAGGACATGATCAAACCTGATGGTGGACCACCAAGGTGGTTTTGCCCTGTTGAATGTGGCCGTCCTATTAAAGATTCTCCTCTTCTTCTGTTTTTACCTG GGCTTGATGGTGTTGGGATTGGCCTCATTTTGCACCATAAACCTCTTGGAAA AAATCACTTGATTCAGATTACAGCTTTTGTTTTAATGAGATCAGGTGAACCATTGAAAATGGCAGAAGTAGGTGTTGAAGGTAGGCTTCTTCCCAAACAGAAAATTGAGCGAATTTCTAGCAACCTCACTGCTTTGCTTCCGTTTTATTCT GGTTTGGCTGATATTTTACCAACGGAGACTCTCATTTGGAAGTTGAAGTTGATTAAATCAGCTTCTGCTTATACTAATTCACGTCTCCATGCTGTTAAAGCTGAAGTACTAGTGCTTGCAAG TGACAAGGATCATCTATTTCCTAGTGGAGAAGAAGCACTTCGTCTTAAGAAATTATTACCAAATTGCATGATTCGTATCTTCAAGGACAATGGCCATACCCTTTTAATG GAAGACAGCATGAATTTATTGACTGTCATTAAAGGTACCTGCAAATACCGGCGCTCCAAAAGTCATGATTTTACCAAAGATTTTCTGCCTCCCAGCATGTCTGAATACAGATATACATTCAATAATGTATTTGG TTTCTTAAATTTTGCTTCATGttcttcattgttttcgaccatGGAAAACGGGAAGATAGTCAAAGGACTTGCGGGGGTTCCAGATGAGGGTCCAGTGTTATTAGTAGGTAACCATATGTTAATGGGGATGGACCTTAGCTCTCTGTGTGAAGCATTCTTAAGAGAAAAGAAGATCCTGGTCCGTGGAGTGGCCCACCCAGAGTTGTTTTGGGGAAATTTTCACACATCATccaatgtttttaatttttttgatttaatgAAAGTGATGGGAGCAATGCCTGTCTCACCAAAATCACTTTTGAAAGCTTTATCTACAAATTCCCATGTTCTTCTTTATCCTGGTGGTGCTCGTGAGGCCCTCCATCGTAAG GGCGAAGCATACAAATTATTTTGGCCTAATCAACCAGAATTTGTGAGATTCGCAGCACAATTTGGGGCCACCATTGTACCATTCGGGGCTGTAGGAGAAGATGATATGGCAAAA GTTGTCTTCGATTACTATGACTATATGAAAATCCCTATGCTTAATGATAGAATCAAAGAAGTCATCGGAGTGGTGGTGTACAAATAA